The window CCACCCACGTGGAGACTCAGCTGCACCCACCTGCCACAGGGAGCTGGAGGAGCAGCACAGCATCCACTGCAACATGGACGCTGCTCTTCCTCTCCTTCGCCCAGGCGGTGGCCTGTGCCGAGGCGGGCGTGACCGCTTGTGTCTCCTTTTGTGGGGCGCATCCTGGATTGGCACATGGCCCAACACAGACAGGAAGTCCTTCGAGCCCTGGAGGACCCTGGTGAGCTACCTCTTGAGGTGACAGTGTGCAGGGGCTGCATGCCAGGGAACAGTGAGGCACCTGGGTACCCCCAGAGCAAGGCCAGAGGCACAGTCAGGGCAGGGTTGGGTGGGTACAGCAGCTCAGTGCTGCTGGGGCCACCCTGGAACATGGCTAGGTCTCCCTCCAGGGGTGAAGAGCGTCCACCAAAATCTACAACTACTACAAGAAGTTTGGCTACAAGACCATTGTCATGGGTGCCTCCTTCCGCAACACGGGCGAGATCAAAGCACTGGCAGGCTGCGACTTCCCTCACCATCTCACCCAAGCTCCTAGGGGAGCTGCTTAAAGACAACACCAAGGTGGCACCTGTGCTCTCAGCCAAGGGAGGTAAGGCCCTGGGCCCAGAAGAGGCCACAAGGCCACACAGCCCCATCTCTGTCCCGGTGATTCTGTGAACCCCCCCATCCAAGGGCCACATCCCCAGGAGGCGGGGGGCAGGGATCGACAGAGGGCTGTTTCCTAATGTGGTTTAAAGTTGATAACTGGAACGCTGCAGGCCATCCTCGTTGGGGGACCAAGGGTCTGTTCCCTGATGGGATTGCCAGGCCTAGAGCCTGAGgacagctctgggcctgaggggcCAGGTCAGGCATGCAGTGCTATGGTGtctgcccagcccaggccagtGACTTGGAGAAGATACACCTGGATGAAAAGGCCTTTCGATGGCTGCACAATGAGGACCAGATGGCCGTGGAGAAGCTCTCTGATGGGATCCGAAAGTTTGCTGCTGATGCTGTGAAGTTGGAGCGGATGCTGACGGTGAGTTCCACGTGGGCAGGGCAGCCTCCTTGGCATACACTGGACCCCATGAGAGGACCAGGCCTGGGTCCCACTCACCTGCTGTGTAGCAAGTGACCTGCCTAGACCATCCTGGGGCCTGGGAGTTCCAGGGACTCTCTGGCCCAGTCCATATGTATGGTAGCCTTGGCTGGGGTGCCAAGGGTTGCTGTACAACTCACCCTGTGCTTGTTTCTAGGAACGAATGTTCAGTGCAGAAAACGGCAAGTAGTAGCATCTGAGGCTGGACCAGACCTGGGGCCGACTGCACATGGCTTGTGATGAATCGTGCGTTTTTTTTCAGCAATCGGAACAGGGACAGATCATaggtttctgatttttttgtaaaattttgccTAATGCATTAAAGCAATTGCTTTTTCCTGTGCTGTGTGTCCCTTGTTCCTTTGGCACCAACTACCCCTCTGTTGGCTGTGACCTAGGAGAGGGGGTAAGGGTCAGGAGCTAGACTACAGGCCTTTGGCTTGGAAGGTGGGCCCTGCCCTGTGGAGGGGTGGTTACAGCCAAACCTGAGGGCAGCATCAGGGTGTGTTGATGTGCTCCTGCTCTGGGTccaggctgccctgtcctgaGCAGGTCTGGATGAGACTGGTTGTACCACCTTGTGGAAATAGCAGCACACTGGTGCCAGTGCCACACCTGCATGTGGAAACCCAGCACAGCAGAGAACACATACACCAGGAGGGCTTGTGGGTGGCCACAGGTGGCCCACACACCTAGAAACACTAGGGCCAAAGGCTGGGGGAAGCAGTTGGCAAGGCCCCAGGGGCAGATGTAGAAGCTGGGCTGGCCAGTGATGGAGGAGTGCCTGGGCCCACATAAGGCCACAGCACTCCAGGTCAGccccctcctgtccccaccaAGCCTGAGCCTGCCCCCAGGGACGTCAGGGGGAGCAGGGGGTGATGCGGCCTTTGTGCCTGCAGGTACCTGCCTCCAGCAGGTCCCTCCCACTCCCCGGCAACATAGGCATGTAGGCAAGGACCAAAGCTTTCCAGGGCACCCAGCCCTCTGGCTGGCAGTGTGCTGCTCTAGGAGAACATGTCCTGTGCCTCCCAGTGTGCACAGCAGCAGGGCCTTCAGGGGGCTCCAGGCTGTGCATGAGCATACCCACCCTGTGTTCACATCTAACGCTGCTCACCTGTTTCTGGATTTTTGATGTAAACAGACACCTGAAGGCTTTGGTGACTGAGTGCCTTCTCAGCGTGGCACCCAGGCCAGCCAGCTTTGTGATGTATAGCCCATCTTTCTTTTATGGCCACTGTATGGATACCATTATTGATGGACATTAACAGTATTAGACACTGATGATATTCCATTGAGATAAGCCACAGTTTGTCCTTtatttactttgtgtgtgtgtttgctagggatggaacccagggcctcatgcgtgccaggcaagtgctcatcactgagccacacacacCCCATCCCTGTTCATTCTGAGTGACTAACACTGCCACAAACACCACGTACCATTCTTATGGGGCTGTTTGTTTCTCTTGGGTAGACGTTAAGCACACCTTACAAACACTGGGCATATGTGGAAAGACTCAATCAGTGACCACTTTTTCTACCCTtttgctctcctctcctctttagCCTGACACCCaacccccagccccagagccaggcccaggcACAGCCCACCTGCATCTTCAAATCCATACATCTGGATCTGCTCAGGTGGGGCTGACCAATCAGCCAGCTCTGAACAAATGTCAGCACTGCTGTCTCCCCAAAACTCACAGAAACTGGCCCCCAATGGTGTTCAGAGGTGAGGCCTCTGGAAGGTGCTTAGGTTGAGGGTACCATGCCCATAAGTGGGATCAGTGCCCTGCAAAAGGAACCCCAGCAAGCTCTCAGTCCCTCCCACACCATGGGGGGCAGCCAGAGGCTCCTCTGGAAGCCAGGATCCTGGACTTCCttcctccagaaccatgagataCACTTCTGTCCTTTAGAGACCACTGGTTCtatgttttgttacagcagccgaAGGAAGCCTTGTCACCAGGGTTTAGGGCAGATCTGGACAGCACAGGCTGCAGCAGGGATCCTGAACAGCTTCCCAAATGTGGTCCAGGGTCTCCTGCTGCCTGCTTCCTTCTTACACTTGGATAAGGGGCCTCCCACAGGTCCCTGCACCTAGTGCCTGCTGTGGGCAGATCAGTGATGGGAGCAGGAAGAGCAGAAAGAGCAGGAAGCATGGGTCAGGGTGGTGGGCAAGAAGAGCTGAGCTACTCAGGAGCACTCACTCTAGGGCCAGTGGGTTGCTCGCAAGAGGACCACAGTCAAGCCAGATGCCCCAAGAGGACAGACAGCAAACAAGCTGTGTCCAGGAGGGAGGTGGCTGCATACTGACCTGGAGTTCCCAGCAAAGGCCTGTCCTTGGTTTGGGAGGCAGGGGCTCACGCCACCCACCTCCACAGAGCCCACGCATGGCCACTCCCAGGTGGAGTATGTGGAATAGCTGCAGGCAGAGGCACCTCTGAAACTGGGCTCAGCAGCCAGAGGGCACAGGGAAAGCTTGGGGAAACGGCACTGCTCCTGCCCCCccccagtgctggagattgaacccagtggtatgCTACCACCGACCCTCACCCCCAAATCACCAATATCACTAGAAAAATAAACCCACGCCAGCAAGGGTTAAAAGAAAGCCAAGTTCTTCAGCATGACTGCTGCCAATTTCAGCCAGTATGGGCGCAGTGTTGTCCCAGGACACTCTTCACAGTGGCAAGGGTAGGAGCCGGAGGAGGCTCCGGCCCGCCAGCCCCAGCTGAAGGGTAGGGCAGTGGACTGACTGGAGCAGGCCCCTGTCCCGGGACCCTTGCAGCCAGCACCCTTCTGTGGTGGTGGGCTACCCAGTCCTCCCAGGGATGCCTGACCTGGAATTCTTGAGGACCAACCCCGCAGCAGCACAGCACACATGGTGCCCACGGGCGTTGTCCCACAATTGCTGACACCTCAGGGCTGCTTCCTGCAGGCCTCCAACATTCCCAGGAGCAGCAGGGTCCTCAGGGGCCAGCAGAAGACACCAGAGCAAGCCCAGCTGCTTCTGGGGACGCCAGATGATCACAAAGAGGCAGTGTCCCCCTGAAGGCTTACTTCCTACGGGAAGGACATGTGATCAGTCTCAGTGAACTATAGTGTGTATATCGCCACAATATGGCCTGGTGGAGGCAGGAGCCCACCCAAAGTCCCTTCCCAGATCTCACCGGCTGCTACAGAGGAAGAGCAGGTTCTGGACCGGCAGGGACAGTGGAGTTGGCATTCGTCCGGTGACCAGATGGCGGTCCAGCACAACATGCACAGCGTCAGGCGCACTGGCTAGAGGACCGGGAGGTACAGGCCTTAGGAGCTGCATGGTGCAGACACGCTCCCCGCCTCTGAGGGGCTGTGGGCACCAGCACAGGAGCGTACAGGCCCACAACCTGGGGGCTGGCCTGGCTGGCCGCTCCCCAGGACGAGTAGGTCACCCCACCCACCTCTTACAAATGTGGGGTGCCCACCAGGCTCACCACTGAAGCCAGCGCCAGAGTCCTTCACGAAGTCCTCGACCACCAGTGGCAAGCGGGCGAAGCCAGGAGCCCTCACGAGCTCGTACACGGAAGGCTGCAGGGCAGGCTGGCTGAGTTAGAGCCCAGCCCCACCGCTCTCTCCTGCCTGTCCTCCCTATTCCCAAGGTTCTCTAGGGCCAGGCAG of the Sciurus carolinensis chromosome 11, mSciCar1.2, whole genome shotgun sequence genome contains:
- the LOC124958387 gene encoding LOW QUALITY PROTEIN: transaldolase-like (The sequence of the model RefSeq protein was modified relative to this genomic sequence to represent the inferred CDS: deleted 1 base in 1 codon), with translation MVARARRLIELYKEAGSQQGENSYQAVINLGGNSGWKTPLSPRFVLGVNVLFCHPRGDSAAPTCHRELEEQHSIHCNMDAALPLLRPGGGLCRGGRDRLCLLLWGASWIGTWPNTDRKSFEPWRTLVSYLLRASTKIYNYYKKFGYKTIVMGASFRNTGEIKALAGCDFLTISPKLLGELLKDNTKVAPVLSAKGAQASDLEKIHLDEKAFRWLHNEDQMAVEKLSDGIRKFAADAVKLERMLTERMFSAENGK